Part of the Cenarchaeum symbiont of Oopsacas minuta genome is shown below.
AAACCCACAAAAGATACTCCGTCGCATGAGTAATATCGTACTGGGAATGTTTGAAGATATATCTAGATGTATCTCTAGTGGAAATAGATCAAATTTGTCAACAATGGAGAATAGAGACAACGAAGTAAATCGACAATATTTCCTACTTGTCAGACTAATACGTAGCACCATGGTGGACAAGAGACTTCATAGTGCGTTCAATCTAGAGAACATCGACATACTAGATTATAGAATAGCAGCACATCTTTTGGAAGATGCTGGCGACACAGTGGTACAGCTTGCAACTGCATTGCATGTAAGATCAACACCTGCCGCATATCTGAAAAAAATTCAAAATGTTATAGAAGGATTTGCAGATATGGGAAAAAACATCATTGATGCTTTTGTAAGTAGTAATAGAAAAGAAGCCATAGTGGCAATAGCACAACACAAGGAATTTGAACGTAGAATGCAACACCTTCGTTCTTCAGTGTCGGGGGAAAAAATATCAGTTGATTATCTAGACCTGTTGTATCTTTTTGAACGCATAGAACGAGCATGGGCAGATATTGCAGATCTGATAAAACCCGTGTATACAGACTAATCTTTGGTATACTTGGTCTTTACTAGTCTTGAATTTACCTATTCGTTTTGTGGTTTATAGTTCCATAGATTTTATGGCGTTTTTTACGTTATCTACTCCAGCATCAAACACAACTTTTTCTGCATCGTTTAATTCAAGTTCAATAATATCTATTATGCCCTTTCTACCAATTACTGCGGGAACACCAATGGCTACATTTGAATGACCATACTGACCATCAATACATGCAGAGACAGGAATGAGTTGTTTCTTATCATTGAGTATAGAGTCTGCAATAGCCGATATAGAATTCCCTGGTGCATGTACGGTTGCACCCTTTAGCTCTATGATCTTTGCTGCAGATTTTTTTGTCTCATCTACAATCTCAGCTAGTTTTTCATCAGATAAAAGATATCGAAGCGGAACACCAGAGATTGAAGCATATCTTACAAGTGGTAGCATCTGTTCGCCGTGTTCGCTTATTACCATGGCACGTATAGAATCCCTAGATTTTCCAGTTGCCTCGTGTATGTATTGTCTAAAACGGGACAGATCCAACATTCCTCCCATACCAATTATCTTTTTTCTGTCAAAACCTGATGCCTTGTAGGTAGCGTATACCATTGGATCTAGTGGGTTTGTAACTGGTATGATGATAGAATTTGGAGCATATTGTTTTATTTTCTTGGCAACATTGCTTACTATGGACGAATTTATCTTTAAAAGATCCATTCTAGTCATACCAGGTTTTCTTGGAGATCCAGCAACCACTACAACAATATCTGAATCTTTCATCTCTGAATAATCCGTAGAGCCACGTACATGAGAGTCGATGCCACGTTCTGAGAGCATTTGGTTTATGTCCATTGCCTCACCTCGAGGTAGACCGTCAACTATGTCAAGTAATAGTATATCGCCCAAGTTTCGTAGAGCACAAAACATGGCAGCATCGCCGCCCACTTTTCCTGCTCCTACTATTGTAATCATCTTGTTCGATTATGTGTTATTTTTTTATTAATTAAACCTAACTCGGCAGTTTATGTAAAACTCTGCTTTAATGTTGAAAAATACAGTAATACCTAACAACCATTTGCATCGATGATATATTATTGGTATTTCATATGATATAGCAAAAAAGCTGCATTGATTGTAATAATCATCAACACTAAAACAAAACCTTTATCATCATTAATGAAAAATATCGTGTATCAACAGACTGTATAACATGAACATTGGAGTTGCAACCACACAAGGTAGACCATACTTTCGCATACTACAGATCTTAAAGGGATCTTGCATACGATTCAATTCTATTTTACCAAAAGACATTACATCATATGATGGCATAACAATCACAACCAAATCTGAATCACCAAAACATAAAAATTCGATATATTACGAGGAGATATTCGATAAACATCCGACCATAGTACTAGGATATTTGGCTAGATATCTACAACAGCCGTATGGCGATGAACATCTTGTGATGGGAATTGATCCCGGAAGACGAATCGGTTTGGCTATCTTTTATCGTGGAGTGGAAATTGAGAGCTCTGTATACCAGTCAGTGGACAAACTTGTATCTCATCTAGCTATAGTTCTTGCTTGTCTACGAGCTAGGAAAAAAACT
Proteins encoded:
- a CDS encoding PhoU family transcriptional regulator, with translation MTKYVRRLQRIGSTTMVSLPKDWVDKNHLVKNTEVDVDVGVNSVSITTRTRTWPSSEIEITYPPIKDENIAASLTGAYLLGYDVIRIRSKSAIPADEREKIRSSMRRLVGMEIVEEDATTVDMQFLLDATTLNPQKILRRMSNIVLGMFEDISRCISSGNRSNLSTMENRDNEVNRQYFLLVRLIRSTMVDKRLHSAFNLENIDILDYRIAAHLLEDAGDTVVQLATALHVRSTPAAYLKKIQNVIEGFADMGKNIIDAFVSSNRKEAIVAIAQHKEFERRMQHLRSSVSGEKISVDYLDLLYLFERIERAWADIADLIKPVYTD
- a CDS encoding malate dehydrogenase — its product is MITIVGAGKVGGDAAMFCALRNLGDILLLDIVDGLPRGEAMDINQMLSERGIDSHVRGSTDYSEMKDSDIVVVVAGSPRKPGMTRMDLLKINSSIVSNVAKKIKQYAPNSIIIPVTNPLDPMVYATYKASGFDRKKIIGMGGMLDLSRFRQYIHEATGKSRDSIRAMVISEHGEQMLPLVRYASISGVPLRYLLSDEKLAEIVDETKKSAAKIIELKGATVHAPGNSISAIADSILNDKKQLIPVSACIDGQYGHSNVAIGVPAVIGRKGIIDIIELELNDAEKVVFDAGVDNVKNAIKSMEL